The sequence below is a genomic window from Xiphophorus maculatus strain JP 163 A chromosome 18, X_maculatus-5.0-male, whole genome shotgun sequence.
tttgtAGCTGACTTTTTCACACAAATTGAGCTTAATTTCCGATGTTCTACTCTGAGGAAATTTggttgtttaattaaaataaaaaccttcaactGGTTGGTTGTACAGTCAACCAACCGGTCCAAAGGAATAAGAAACAaggtaaaatacattaaagtacattttcagaAGTTAAATGTCATGTAAAGGCATTTTAAAGAGTATTTCAATAGTTTATGAAATTACTGGACTGAACATGGTTACAAAACAGTAACACCAAGGGACAAACCAACTTgaatctataaaataaatacaaaaaccaaaacaaattaacaaagtGAATAGACCAACTTAATTGTCAGTGCTATTTAAATTCTGACATGCttaaataattatgaaatggTTTATTTAAGTAGTCTGTTCATGCTAAGGAGGTGGGCATGAGTTTAAgactaatctcagaaatctttgaggaaaaaaaacgtagaaatttctgagtttgagaagttacaaatttgctaaaaaaaaaaaacctgaattttttttatttatttattttgatttctgagTTTCTAAATTTGggaacttttactttttgaagctcatgaaatttccatgttttcttctagaaaatttctgagattaatctccaTTTTGATCCCAAATTTGAGGTTTTTTAATAGCAAATTTGcaacttttcagaaatgtccatgttttttccaataatttttcttagattaatctcaaaatgtctggGGGGAGAAAACGGGTTCTAGaaattgtttgacttttcaaactcagaaatttttttttttttttttttttagaaaatttctgaaatttactTTTCTTCTACTGCTTTTCATCTCCAATGGTCCTAAATTGCCATCTTACTCGTTGGACCCAGTTTGGTTGACTGAATTCAGTTATTATGTAGCTCTTTACTTGGTCTCAAATGGATCCCATATGAGTGCCCCATTTTTTCCCTAAAGTTTTTCTGCAAACCTACCCAGGGGATCCTGACATTTGTTGGGGTTAGCGACCACAGCCGTCCActataaatatctaaaatctgaaaatacttGAAAGCTCCTCTAAAACACTTATTACTTTATTGTAATAGTTGAGACTCGAAATATTCCTTAACATGAATACGCTCAGTGGAAACCATCGCAAAACTGCCACGGAAGCTAACATTTACggtcttcctcatttcctcttGGTGGTACAGCCAATCAAcaacaaggaaaataaatggtggtcctggattggctgctttgcaaacgccAGCCAATAgtgtgtcaagtagcattgttCTGAACTACTTCAGTTTCCGAAGTTGCATTTTGTTCCTAATATTAAGATTTTCGGCAAATAGGCGGGGGTCCACTGTGTACACAATTTTACATACAATGCCAACTCCTTAccgttcctcttttcagcccatTTCGTGCCTTTAATGGGCCACATATGTAAAGGCATACATACACTAGCGTACTTCACTCCGCGGAGGTCTGCGCATGCTCAATACGGACTTAAACTGAACGTCGCAATATGTGGTCGCACTGTGAACTGCTCGGCGGGAAACAATGATCAAATCGGACTGTTTTGTATGTGACACTGAGCTAATAAGTGTCGACGTCGGCAAGATGGCGCCGAATGAGAATCGGCGCCATCTTGTGGACAAAATGACGTCACATTGTGAAGCACGTCTCACGGAAGAGACATAGCAACTTGGATGATACATTAACgattttcagagaaaaagacGTGGAGGAAAATGCTTTCGCCCTGGGTAAGGATTAGACACCGCGTAGAAAATTAGTACGCGCGACTGAAATATGTACAGTACGGCTGAGTTTGTGGGAGCCTTAAATGTAAATTGTAGCATAGGCCTGGACAACACGGCCGAAAACTTATCAGGGTAAGTGGTTCATATGAATCGACTTCGGTAATtattattgattgtttttttgttttaaatattcaaaatactgCCAGATTGGTGGCGTAACGTTCCCTGCTCACTTTTATGCAGCTGTGAGACACAGTGCTAGTTACTTAACCTGTTTATGTTAGGTAACCAGAGAGTCAATGAATTAGTTAATGGCACAGATTTCAcagtaatcaataaatcaatttaatcgcatgatgaattaaaacactgtcaataatttccatttgcatgatttattgtttttatcttttctctctttttcttcccaaaaataataagtgttcagtctggtgctttggtctcaactcgATAATTTTGTTAACAGatacttcataattcattttatttgttgttttgattatttattttggatattcaaaatgtcttccagttccagtgttaaatatttattagcctttcaagtttattgatctttgagaatctgttcttgcattattgtgccattattaccattatattagttaaaaatggtctcaaacaTCAAtgttgtttatcacaataacttctgggacaatttgttattgtgacaggtctacCACCAACCTTATTTAGGTAGCCGTAAGAGGTTGACGGCTAGCTTTttatgtattatctattgatacaTATAGATATATCTGATTTATTGGTCCAGCCCTTTGGGTAGCACTTTAGACTCTTGATAAATCTGAGTCATTAGTCAATACATGACCATGCTGTTTGATGTCGTTCCATCAGAAACAGACGGTCTTCCGTAATTTTGAGTTTTGATAAACCGCAGGCAAAAACGGCCGCAGCCCAGACGACACAGAAGATGCAACAGCTCATTACGAAACTGCACCCCAACAAATGCGTACAGGAACGGGTTGAGGCAGCAGTGTGAGACACCCAGACTCTCTGTCACAGCATGAGCTTGAGCTAGCGCTTTCCAGGACCAACAGGTGTCACTCATTACGACTTCCAGGTCAACGAGAGTTTTCATCAGTGAGGTGATGTTGTTTGGTAGCCAGCAGACACAAAACACAATGGTGACAAGCAAAGCCAGCCGGATGGCTCCCTTCTTTGCTTGGCTTTTCTGACTCTTGAACAAAGTGATGACAAGTGCGGTGTAACAGTAACACATGACAGCCAGCGAGAAGAAAAAGCTCACATGATGCAAGACCCTGTTGGCCAGAACCCAGTTTTGCGCATTGATTTCATAACGATAGTAATCACACTCGGGCAAGGAGTCGTTTGTGTTTGACCTGGCAGAGAGAAAGACGGCGTTGGGCAGTGACAACAGGAAACAGATGAGCCAAAGTGAAGCGCAGGTCAGGTGCACTTTTTTCGGGCGTCGACTTTGCATGCTGGGGATTGCGTGGACGATGGCCAGATACCGATCGAATCCAATGCAAGCCAGGAGGAAACTCCCACACAGGAGGTTCAGGTTTCTCAACACGCCATTGAGCATGCAGAAAAACTCCCCGAACATCCATCCGGCGACGCTTTCGACCACATTGAAAGGCAGCGTGAATATCAGCAGGAGGTCGGTCAGGGCGAGGTGCAGCAGGTAGATCTCAGTGATGCGCAGCCGACGGTGACGCCTCAGGAGGATGGCG
It includes:
- the cxcr5 gene encoding C-X-C chemokine receptor type 5 produces the protein MAFTKTYTGDMDNDYDSYSDDNNTDYNEDTFTCDDERLVFLEFYSVFSPVLNSLIFLLGLAGNGLMVAILLRRHRRLRITEIYLLHLALTDLLLIFTLPFNVVESVAGWMFGEFFCMLNGVLRNLNLLCGSFLLACIGFDRYLAIVHAIPSMQSRRPKKVHLTCASLWLICFLLSLPNAVFLSARSNTNDSLPECDYYRYEINAQNWVLANRVLHHVSFFFSLAVMCYCYTALVITLFKSQKSQAKKGAIRLALLVTIVFCVCWLPNNITSLMKTLVDLEVVMSDTCWSWKALAQAHAVTESLGVSHCCLNPFLYAFVGVQFRNELLHLLCRLGCGRFCLRFIKTQNYGRPSVSDGTTSNSMVMY